A genome region from Pseudodesulfovibrio alkaliphilus includes the following:
- a CDS encoding HDOD domain-containing protein, which translates to MSQDKIQTFLREIPKMRDDLPYSPEVLGKLFAQTGASSMASLEDVGKTLGRDQGLTTRILRLANSAYYGLQSEVVSVSRAAAVLGMHEIRNIVLTLGVNGLTSGYAMPDDFDLAEYWRHQFYVAMIAREISRVTEVGKPDNMFTAGLLHDIGKLIIALRRPEDWVAIRELAEEEGLPDVEAEDEYWGLDHAVIGALVLKSWDLPPALVEPVNWHHTPELSPGHSNEATVVCLADCAAHAVDEDGEYFSSRLESLCPDLEMALDEVMEVAEELAESKDIEQFVRLLA; encoded by the coding sequence ATGAGCCAGGACAAGATACAGACCTTCTTGCGGGAAATTCCGAAGATGCGGGACGATCTGCCCTATTCGCCGGAGGTGCTCGGCAAACTCTTCGCGCAGACCGGGGCCTCGTCCATGGCTTCCCTTGAGGATGTGGGCAAGACCCTGGGCAGGGACCAGGGGCTGACCACGCGTATTCTCCGGCTTGCCAATTCCGCCTATTACGGCCTTCAGTCCGAGGTGGTCTCAGTGTCCCGCGCCGCCGCGGTTCTCGGGATGCACGAGATCCGCAACATCGTCCTCACCCTGGGCGTCAACGGTCTCACCTCCGGATACGCCATGCCCGATGATTTTGATCTGGCCGAGTACTGGCGGCACCAGTTCTATGTGGCCATGATCGCCCGCGAGATATCCCGTGTCACCGAGGTGGGCAAGCCCGACAATATGTTCACTGCCGGTCTGCTGCACGACATCGGCAAGCTCATCATCGCCCTGCGTCGCCCGGAAGACTGGGTCGCCATCCGCGAGCTGGCCGAGGAGGAGGGGCTGCCCGATGTCGAGGCCGAGGACGAATACTGGGGACTGGACCACGCCGTGATCGGAGCCCTGGTTCTCAAGTCGTGGGATCTCCCCCCCGCGCTGGTGGAGCCGGTCAACTGGCACCACACTCCCGAGCTTTCGCCTGGCCATTCCAATGAGGCCACTGTGGTCTGTCTGGCGGATTGCGCTGCCCATGCCGTTGACGAGGACGGCGAGTATTTCTCCTCCCGGCTCGAATCCCTGTGTCCGGACCTGGAAATGGCCTTGGACGAGGTCATGGAAGTGGCCGAGGAACTGGCTGAGTCCAAGGACATCGAGCAGTTCGTCCGGCTCTTGGCCTGA
- a CDS encoding tetratricopeptide repeat protein produces MTERSDTERSGREIVRDGAEKIKGVFSTQSVSRVGTGTTQRRTIQKTYWSSEEQEDGTVVVQPLNRNYVPSGPKRNLSRDEFLTKFNPEPEFYLSTVYPAIKEMDEAVVRGEKHRERGAAYSAEFEFKRATAIDEENVRANFGLGLTYLDRGDQVKANDIFERIVSLEAAFEAEHKHLFNDFGINMRKNKMYEQALQYYLRAENLVEDDEHLFHNIARCFYEKGDVEGCRKYLRKSLEVNPDLKESRMFWAFLKSEGHVPDGDDPPGAGVRRGGGGQAAGGESSVGETPVSAGSGSANGASANAPAGSGGNEPGGQGAKPAKPAAPIKLEID; encoded by the coding sequence ATGACTGAACGAAGCGACACGGAACGAAGCGGCCGGGAGATCGTCAGAGACGGAGCGGAGAAGATCAAGGGCGTCTTCTCCACCCAGTCCGTTTCCAGGGTCGGCACCGGCACCACTCAGCGGCGCACCATCCAGAAGACCTATTGGAGCAGCGAGGAGCAGGAGGACGGCACCGTCGTGGTGCAGCCGCTCAACCGCAACTATGTTCCCTCCGGTCCCAAGCGCAATCTTTCCCGCGACGAATTCCTGACCAAGTTCAATCCAGAACCCGAATTTTATCTTTCCACCGTCTACCCAGCCATTAAGGAAATGGACGAAGCCGTGGTGCGCGGCGAGAAGCATCGTGAGCGCGGCGCAGCCTACAGCGCGGAATTCGAGTTCAAGCGGGCAACGGCCATTGACGAGGAGAACGTGCGGGCGAATTTCGGCCTGGGACTGACCTATCTCGACCGGGGCGACCAGGTGAAGGCCAACGACATTTTCGAGCGCATCGTCAGCCTTGAGGCGGCGTTCGAGGCGGAGCACAAACATCTGTTCAACGATTTCGGCATCAATATGCGCAAGAACAAGATGTACGAGCAGGCCCTGCAATATTATCTGCGCGCCGAGAATCTGGTGGAGGACGATGAGCATCTGTTTCACAACATCGCCCGCTGCTTCTATGAAAAAGGGGATGTGGAGGGATGCCGGAAGTACCTGCGCAAGAGCCTTGAGGTCAATCCCGACCTCAAGGAAAGCCGCATGTTCTGGGCATTTCTCAAGAGCGAGGGCCATGTGCCCGATGGGGATGACCCGCCCGGCGCAGGTGTGCGCCGGGGCGGCGGGGGACAGGCGGCAGGCGGGGAGTCGTCTGTGGGCGAGACCCCGGTTTCGGCCGGGAGTGGCTCGGCGAACGGGGCGTCTGCCAACGCCCCTGCCGGGAGCGGCGGCAACGAGCCGGGGGGCCAGGGGGCCAAGCCTGCCAAGCCTGCCGCGCCCATCAAGCTGGAGATCGATTGA
- the pyrF gene encoding orotidine-5'-phosphate decarboxylase: MAELVVALDYPDAAAAHAMARLLRGTAGWVKVGLELFTADGPAVIAPLKELGFKVFLDMKFFDIPNTVLGAARSAARLGVDMITIHALGGERMAHAAMEGCTLGAPPGALPPLVMAVTMLTSMGPDDLPLGNGGDPSRMALDLAVKAKQYGVNGVVCSGLEVAAVKERCGGGFLCLTPGIRPAKAAADDQRRVVTPGRAVRSGSDFLVVGRPVTMADAPADAARNMLEEMRSA, from the coding sequence ATGGCTGAACTGGTGGTGGCCCTTGACTATCCGGATGCCGCAGCGGCTCATGCCATGGCCCGGTTGCTTCGCGGCACGGCAGGGTGGGTCAAGGTGGGGCTTGAACTTTTCACCGCCGATGGCCCGGCCGTGATTGCCCCGCTCAAGGAGCTGGGGTTCAAGGTTTTTTTGGACATGAAATTTTTCGACATTCCCAATACGGTGCTCGGGGCGGCCCGCTCCGCCGCCCGTCTTGGGGTGGACATGATCACCATCCACGCCCTGGGCGGCGAACGCATGGCCCACGCGGCCATGGAAGGATGCACCTTGGGAGCGCCTCCGGGCGCTCTGCCGCCGCTGGTCATGGCCGTGACCATGCTCACCAGCATGGGGCCGGACGACCTGCCGCTGGGCAATGGGGGCGATCCTTCGCGGATGGCCCTTGACCTTGCTGTGAAAGCCAAGCAATATGGAGTAAATGGAGTGGTCTGTTCCGGCCTTGAGGTTGCTGCGGTCAAGGAGCGGTGCGGGGGAGGTTTTTTGTGCCTGACGCCGGGCATTCGACCCGCGAAGGCAGCGGCGGACGATCAGCGCCGGGTTGTCACGCCGGGGCGGGCTGTTCGATCTGGTTCGGACTTTCTGGTGGTTGGCAGGCCCGTCACCATGGCTGACGCTCCGGCGGACGCGGCCCGGAACATGCTTGAGGAGATGCGATCAGCCTAA
- the gmk gene encoding guanylate kinase, with translation MTRSDTFRRLGQVLVVCAPSGTGKSTLIAMLRDEFPEIGFSVSYTTRPPRGHEQDGREYHFVSREAFVAMRSRGEFCEWAEVHGNFYGTATKPVQAMLDQGRDVLFDIDVQGAKQLRRTFPDGTCVFLLPPSREELVRRLTGRGTDSEASVARRLDNAADEIRQADFFEYWVVNGSLDSAYQELRAVYLAGRCKPVLRPDILGSILDQWGSDG, from the coding sequence GTGACAAGGTCCGATACCTTCCGCCGCCTCGGACAGGTTCTTGTGGTCTGCGCCCCCAGCGGCACGGGCAAGAGCACTCTCATCGCCATGCTGCGGGACGAGTTCCCGGAGATAGGTTTCTCGGTCTCCTACACCACCCGGCCACCCAGAGGGCACGAGCAGGATGGTCGCGAGTACCATTTCGTCTCTCGCGAGGCCTTTGTTGCCATGCGCAGCCGGGGCGAGTTCTGCGAGTGGGCCGAGGTCCACGGCAACTTCTACGGGACGGCCACCAAGCCGGTCCAGGCCATGCTCGATCAGGGCCGCGATGTTCTCTTCGACATCGACGTGCAGGGGGCGAAGCAACTGCGCCGGACATTTCCTGACGGCACCTGTGTCTTTCTGCTGCCGCCCTCGCGAGAGGAGCTGGTCCGGCGGCTGACGGGCCGGGGTACTGACTCCGAGGCCTCCGTGGCCCGCAGGCTGGACAATGCTGCCGATGAAATCCGGCAGGCGGATTTCTTTGAATACTGGGTGGTCAACGGCTCCCTGGACTCGGCCTATCAGGAGCTTCGGGCCGTGTATCTGGCCGGGCGTTGCAAGCCTGTGCTGCGTCCTGACATTCTCGGCTCCATTCTCGACCAGTGGGGGAGCGATGGCTGA
- a CDS encoding DUF370 domain-containing protein, which translates to MQKQGLLNVGFGNFVVLNRVVSIVNPTSAPMRRLREDARQEGRLIDATQGRKTRAIIVTDSNHVILSAIQAETVGQRFSAEEGD; encoded by the coding sequence ATGCAGAAACAGGGATTGCTCAATGTGGGATTCGGCAACTTCGTGGTGCTTAACCGCGTGGTTTCCATCGTCAACCCCACCAGTGCGCCCATGCGCCGTCTGCGCGAGGACGCACGCCAGGAGGGACGGCTCATCGACGCCACCCAGGGGCGCAAGACCCGCGCCATCATCGTCACCGACTCCAACCATGTCATTCTCTCTGCCATCCAGGCCGAGACCGTTGGGCAGCGCTTCAGCGCCGAGGAGGGAGACTAG